The sequence below is a genomic window from Geitlerinema sp. PCC 9228.
CGTTCAACACCAGCCAACGTTTTGCAAAAATTTTTTCTTTTGACGGTGGGACCGCAAGAGTGATTCAATAAAAGCGGATCTTTAGGAAAGAATGCTTATGCTATTGGGCATTTCCAGGAAATTGGCTCGGTTTTTTACCCTAGGCATTTGCACGCTGGCTTTACTGTTCGGGTTGACTAGTATCACCGCTCAGCCAGCCAATGCCGAAATTCGCACCATCCAGGAAGCGGAAAACCAAATCCTCTACCAAACGCGAACCAAATTGTACGACCGCGATAATAACATCTGGCAAGCTATTGCGTTTAAACGGATTGCCCCCGATGTAGAACCGGCGGTCAAGGTACGTCTGGTCGGTTTTCCTGGAAAGGCAGAGTTGGCACATCCCAAGTCGTTGAAGGTTTTTGTTCCTGGCAGCAAAGACCCACTGGAAGCACCGGATATTTCCGCCGAACCCTTTCCCGACAAGAAACCCAAGTCCAATGTGGGTCAGTACGACCTGACGGAAGTAATTCCAGAGTTACCCCAAACCTTGGAGGTAGTTCTCAAACTTCCCACCAAAAGCGGTTCGGAGGTGGGTTTGGCTGTTTCGCCGCTTACCATCCAAGAATGGAAGCAACTTGCTAAGAAATCCTAGTTTATCATTTTTCATCTAATTTTTGAACGAAAATCCACGGCTCTCTGCCGTGGTTTATTTTTTATGAATAAAATGATTGGGAGATACAAATAGCGATCGCATGGGTAAAATGATTGGAAGATGGAAATAGAATCTGCTATAGGCTTATGGAAAATAACCCCCTGTAAGTCCCCCTTGGTAAGGGGGACGGCAAAAGTCGGGCGTCTGAGAGCGATTATTTTATCTAAATGTATTTGATGTAAAAATAGCGATCGCATATAAAATGATTGGGAGATACAAATAGCGATCGCATGGGTAAAATGATTGGGAGATGGAAATAGAATCTGCTATAGGCTTATGGAAAATAACCCCCTGTAAGTCCCCCTTGGTAAGGGGGACGGCAAAAGTCGGGGTCTGAGAGCGATTCTTTGATCTAAATGTATTTGATGTAAAAATAGCGATCGCATATAAAATTATTGGGAGATACAAATAGCGATCGCATACCTTAACCTTGTTGGACAGCGATTTCTCATTGAGATATACTAGTAGGGGTGCAACGCGTGAGCGCTCCTACTTCACCGACCTTCACATTCAACCAGTACCATGAATTTTGCTCCCGAACCGCACACCCAATCCATACCCGTCAAGCTAGAAGATGGCACCACCGTCTATATCGAAGCAACCAGTACCGGACGCGAAGATGTGGCTGTTGACCTGAAATCATTCTCTCAAATAACAGAAGCTTTGGAAGGAATCTCCCGTACCTTGGCGCAATCCCTGCAAAAAATTCAACCCGACAAAGCCAGCGTCAAATTTGGCTTGGAGTTAGCCATTGAAT
It includes:
- a CDS encoding DUF3122 domain-containing protein, producing MLMLLGISRKLARFFTLGICTLALLFGLTSITAQPANAEIRTIQEAENQILYQTRTKLYDRDNNIWQAIAFKRIAPDVEPAVKVRLVGFPGKAELAHPKSLKVFVPGSKDPLEAPDISAEPFPDKKPKSNVGQYDLTEVIPELPQTLEVVLKLPTKSGSEVGLAVSPLTIQEWKQLAKKS
- a CDS encoding CU044_2847 family protein; protein product: MNFAPEPHTQSIPVKLEDGTTVYIEATSTGREDVAVDLKSFSQITEALEGISRTLAQSLQKIQPDKASVKFGLELAIESGNLTAVIVKGSSKANLEITLEWNQGSATPSDGRQ